The region AGCAGTACCACCTCCCCTCCCCAGAACCGGACGTTGCCGCCAAACCTTCGGAGGTGAACTGATATGAGAGAGAGCAACTACACAACGACCGTACGCTGCCTTGCTGTGGGACTGTTCCTCGGCCTGGCCGGCTGCTCGACCATGGCGCCCACCTACACGCGTCCCGAATCTCCCGCCCCGGCCGCCTGGCCGAGCGGCCCGGCCTACAAGAACAACGAGGCCAAGCCGGGCGAGCGGGCGGCTGCCGACATCCCCTGGAAGGATTTTTTCCAGGACGGCAACCTGCGGAAGGTCATCGACCTGACCCTGGCCAATAACCGCGACCTGCGGGTGGCCACGCTCACCATCGAGAAGTACCAGGCCATGTACCAGATCCAGCGGGCCGAACTGTTTCCCACGGTCAACGCCTCCGGCAGCGGGACGGTCCAGCGCTACCCGGCCAGCGTTTCCAGCAGCGGCAATGCCTATATTGCCCGCTCCTACAGCGCCAACCTGGGCTTCAGCTCCTATGAACTGGACTTCTTCGGCCGGGTGCGGAGCCTCAAGGACCAGGCGCTGGAGCAATTCCTGGCCACGGAACAGGCGCGGATCAGTACCCAGATCTCCCTGGTGGCCCAGGTCGCCACCAGCTACCTGACCCTGGCCGCGGACCGGGAGCGCCTGCAACTGGCCAAGGATACGCTCGCCAGCCAACAGGCTTCCTACGACCTGACCAAGCGTCGCTACGAACTGGGGGCCTCTTCGGAACTCGACCTGCGCCAGGCCCAGACCAGCGTCGATACGG is a window of Geobacter sp. FeAm09 DNA encoding:
- the adeC gene encoding AdeC/AdeK/OprM family multidrug efflux complex outer membrane factor, which produces MRESNYTTTVRCLAVGLFLGLAGCSTMAPTYTRPESPAPAAWPSGPAYKNNEAKPGERAAADIPWKDFFQDGNLRKVIDLTLANNRDLRVATLTIEKYQAMYQIQRAELFPTVNASGSGTVQRYPASVSSSGNAYIARSYSANLGFSSYELDFFGRVRSLKDQALEQFLATEQARISTQISLVAQVATSYLTLAADRERLQLAKDTLASQQASYDLTKRRYELGASSELDLRQAQTSVDTARGDIAKYTSQVAQDENGLTLLVGSPVPAELLPAKLGTTAMVKEIGPGVPSEVLQRRPDILQAESLLKGANANIGAARAAFFPRISLTASAGTTSDQLANLFAPGSAAWAFAPQISLPIFDGGANRANLNVAKVDRDIYVAQYEKAIQTAFKEVADALAERGTLGDQLAAQQSLVEATTVSYNLSDARYRNGVENYLSVLDSQRSLYSAQQNLISVSLSRLTNLVTLYKVLGGGGM